From Schizosaccharomyces pombe strain 972h- genome assembly, chromosome: II, the proteins below share one genomic window:
- the ero11 gene encoding ER oxidoreductin Ero1a, whose amino-acid sequence MIGITKLISIWNAIWNFLLLPEIIISQTDTSSTGIYQMQSKVRSLVPVLTERSDYFSYYRVNLYRSSCPLWENDNAMCSNQGCAVKSLNEIEIPKVWKKLSDFEPHSKKNDTKCNWKYNPDLDYCYLDNSTSPDEYVYVSLVQNPERFTGYAGDHSAAIWRSIYEQNCFVVDDDDNPSEQPKSNALFRPNQIPLNLFTENHDDTSLSPSVACLEKRMFNRIISGFHASISTHVCQNYYDVEEQRWTQNLDWWRAKVGSFPDRIENIFFNYALLHQALVQIATQMKNITSDSSFTFCPTDKDVDWRTHTAFEQLVYHAYQDRHVINREQFFADEEAKRFKDSFRKHFRDISRIMDCVGCDKCRLWGKVQITGYGTALKLLLEPETQLSDLRPEEVVALVNTFDRISHSVEATFWFSLKAKTNDTLDAIKALIYKTYRSPSKEILAFFIDQTWYLFYALFFICNVPRVI is encoded by the coding sequence ATGATTGGAATTACAAAGCTCATTTCTATTTGGAATGCcatttggaattttttgttgcttCCGGAGATAATAATCTCTCAAACAGACACTAGTTCTACAGGCATTTATCAAATGCAATCCAAAGTTCGCTCATTAGTACCTGTCTTAACTGAGCGTAGTGATTACTTTTCATACTACAGAGTAAATCTCTATAGATCAAGCTGCCCTTTATGGGAAAATGACAACGCAATGTGTAGTAACCAAGGTTGCGCAGTTAAATCATTGAATGAGATTGAAATACCCAAAGTATGGAAAAAGCTCAGTGATTTTGAACCCCATTCTAAGAAAAATGATACAAAATGCAATTGGAAATATAATCCTGACTTGGATTACTGCTACCTTGATAATTCCACTTCTCCCGATGAATACGTGTATGTATCCCTTGTGCAAAACCCAGAAAGATTTACTGGATATGCTGGTGATCATTCAGCTGCGATTTGGCGAAGCATTTACGAGCAAAACTGTTTTGTGGTTGACGACGACGATAATCCATCTGAACAACCTAAAAGTAATGCTCTTTTTAGACCAAATCAAATACCTTTGAACTTGTTCACGGAGAACCATGATGACACTTCTTTATCTCCATCTGTTGCTTGCCTAGAAAAGCGTATGTTTAACAGAATAATTTCAGGATTTCATGCTAGCATATCAACTCATGTTTGTCAAAATTATTATGATGTCGAAGAGCAACGTTGGACCCAAAATTTGGATTGGTGGCGCGCCAAGGTTGGCAGTTTTCCCGATCgcattgaaaatatttttttcaattacgCGTTGTTACATCAAGCGCTTGTTCAAATTGCAACccaaatgaaaaacattACTAGCGACAGTTCTTTTACCTTTTGTCCTACTGATAAAGATGTTGATTGGCGTACTCACACAGCATTTGAACAGTTGGTTTATCACGCTTACCAGGATCGTCATGTTATAAATCGCGAGCAGTTCTTTGCCGATGAAGAGGCTAAGAGATTTAAGGATAGCTTTCGCAAACATTTCCGTGATATTTCTCGCATAATGGATTGTGTTGGCTGCGACAAATGTAGACTTTGGGGAAAAGTTCAAATCACAGGTTATGGCACGGCCCTTAAATTACTTTTGGAGCCTGAAACTCAATTAAGTGACTTAAGACCAGAAGAAGTTGTGGCTCTCGTAAATACCTTTGACAGAATTTCACACTCTGTCGAAGCGACATTTTGGTTTAGTTTAAAggcaaaaacaaatgacaCCTTGGATGCTATTAAAGCACTCATTTACAAGACATATAGGTCTCCGTCCAAAGAAATCCTTGCGTTCTTTATCGACCAGACTTGGTATCTATTTTATGCTTTGTTCTTTATATGTAATGTCCCAAGAGTAatctaa
- the swi10 gene encoding DNA repair endonuclease non-catalytic (ERCC1) subunit Swi10, translating to MSDIDDEEFEQLAVSALEEVEKKAGFAQQPTPQKVSRVTAHSILVNPRQKGNPLLPHVRNVPWEYTDIVPDFVMGTGICSLFLSLKYHHLHPEYIYSRISKLGKSYNLRILLILVDVENHQASIQELVKTSIVNQYTLILAWSSEEAARYLETYKAYENMSPALIMEKPSTDYLSQVQSFLTSIRGINKSDSLSLLSKFGSLERALVASRDELEQLEGWGPTKVNRFLEAVQQPFMSHSTIKRPEAINLKQT from the exons ATGTCTGATATCGATGATGAGGAATTTGAGCAGCTTGCAGTTAGCGCCTTAGAAGAAGTAGAGAAAAAAGCTGGTTTTGCTCAACAGCCAACTCCTCAAAAAGTGTCTAGGGTTACAGCTCACTCTATTTTGGTAAACCCTCGACAG AAAGGAAATCCTTTATTG CCTCACGTTCGAAATGTACCATGGGAATACACCGACATAGTTCCCGATTTTGTTATGGGAACAGGTATTTGCTCTTTGTTCTTAAG CTTGAAATACCATCACTTGCATCCTGAATACATTTATTCACGGATATCTAAACTCGGGAAATCATACAATTTAAGAATCTTACTGATTTTAGTTGATGTTGAGAATCACCAGGCTTCAATTCAAGAATTAGTCAAAACTAGTATCGTGAATCAGTATACACTTATTTTGGCCTGGTCTTCTGAAGAGGCTGCTCGATATCTAGAAACGTATAAGGCTTATGAAAACATGTCACCTGCACTTATAATGGAGAAGCCATCAACTGATTATCTTTCTCAGGTGCAATCTTTTTTGACTAGTATTCGCGGTATCAACAAGAGCGATAGCCTGTCCCTTTTATCAAAGTTTGGTTCTTTAGAGAGAGCTTTAGTGGCTTCCAGAGATGAACTAGAACAGTTAGAAGGATGGGGTCCTACCAAGGTCAATCGTTTTCTAGAAGCAGTGCAGCAGCCTTTTATGTCCCATTCTACCATTAAAAGACCTGAagcaataaatttaaaacaaacttga